The genomic segment ttgcctagattaaatcgAATAATTTAGATCttagtatttaaataatagtctctgtgggatcgatacttggacttgTCGTctatttattataacttgacctagtccgcttgctagaatttttcccaaccaaaatcgtCGGTCAGTGGCCACATTTTACGTTGTACAGCTAGTTAATCAAGTAGGCAAGCTGCCACTTCCATCATGCTCATTACCAACAACCAATTTATAAACCGATTTAACCATATACCCCGCAGTATTGTAGTGTCACACCAATATATCCACACTTGCCCGCCGAAATTTTCCACAGTTAATCCGGATAGCGTGAAAGGATTGTTTTGggagaaaaaaaatattatgttttagaGACTAAAGTTGGTTATTGTTAAGTACAGACACCTTTCCAAATTATAATCCTGCGACCACCATAAATCGTGAATTATAACAAATTACATTTTTAAAACCAAAAAGGAACATAAAATAGTAATTAaccaaaaatatataaaaatacaaaaacgACTAAAACTTCAAAGTCTTTTGTGCTGAGAGGAACCAATGGACACTAGCAAAACCAAGCCTCCATTCTTTTACTGCTATCTCTATCTATGTAGCACGGCACtccaattatttttttttaagtatCGGACACGAAAATGGATAAGACATGCGGATACGCTATCCGCGTGCGTATCCGCGTGCCGGATATGACAAATCGGTGTCGTTAACTTTTTGCATTTTTTACCAGTCGAATACACTATGAGCACGGCTAGGATACGTCATAGACAAGACGAGGACACATTTTTGGATGCGTttcgaaaaaaaatttgatttttttccttttctttttaaatcTATGCTCTGAAgttatatttgtatatatttacataaatatgtatatatatttctacaatatatttatataaatacatatatttCTACATTTtttatactatatatatatatatatatatattactaattATCGTATCCTAGTCGTATCCtagtcttatatatatatatatatatatatatatatatatatatatatatatatgtatatatattactaaTTATCGTATCTTAGTCGTATCGTgtcttatattttcaaaattttccgtATCGCCGTATCCGTATCGTATTCGATACCCGTACCTGTACAACATAGATCTCTATACTGTGAACAAAATACTCCCACTGCAATCTTGATTATTACTGTAGCTAGAAACACATGACTCGCAACTCATACTCATATCAACCAAATCAAGAAACAAACTATTCATGAAGCACCCCgagtatataaatataattatcatcatcatcatataGCTAGCTTAGCTTCCTTGAGCTACTATTTCTTTATGGATTAAGTATCGGAACGATGAGGTCTGTTCTAACCAATAAACATGCTTCTCAGGTCGACCCTTCATGCATGTTTTAACAGCTTTTCGTTGtataccaactaaacattcgtCAACTGCTTCTAAAAGAGCAGCCATGTCAAGTGACATATCCTTTCCATAATAGCAAAGGATTTTCGGAAGGTAAATCTTTGTTTCCTTGTGAACGTAAACTGTCGCCTGTATGAATTCTTCTCTTGCAACTTTCAGGTCCTCAAATATTGTGCTTGCCTTGTAAAGTCGCAcctataatttaattaatgaacATAAAAATTGGAAAACGAAGAACTTTGCATTTTTTTCTATTCAGGAATAGCTAACAAGGAAGCGCGTCTATATATTACCGCAGGATCTGAATAAGCACCAGAACTAAGAGCAAAATGAACAAGTGGTTCAGGGTATTCGATGGCATAAATATGTTTAGAGCTTGCACTTTTGAACTTCTTTCCGGGAGTGAGAATCGTTTGAAGCCACTGCATATATAACATTCATGCTTGTCAACATGAAGCGGGTTACTGAGACATAAACTTGTTAATGAGTTGACGAACTTGCTTCCACTCGGTCTCTCCGTCAAAAAACCAAAAGCTCTAATTTAATGCCAGCTTATTCGCCTTTTGGCTACTATTATAATCAAGTTAAATGTGGTAGTtctaattaatttgattaaaaaatatcCAAGCTTCACAGGTTTCACGACTTTGGTTAGATTACTGAAAGCAGCTACATTTGactggattaattatattttacccGTGATACGCCAAAATTATACATCAAATGGCCAACACTGATTAGTGAAAGTGGCTAACTAACCCGTGAAAAATAAATAGCCAAATTATCTCATGTGTTTGTAGTTAAAAGGCAAATAAAACTCAATCACATGGTAATCCGTCTTTTCCAGAGATTTTCAATCCTAGTTTCAACTCTATTAGTGGAATTACTaaaagaggaagaagtgaaATGGCAAAGAGTTAAGATGACAGAAGAAAGTCAAGGTGGTCTCATACGAACAAGTTTCAAAATATGGATCCTAATTTGGACCCCAAGGGCGGTTTATTACTGATTTATTTTCTACCAGGTcacgttttttatttttacgcaGGAGTATTTGCCACATGAGTACATCACTCGAGGGCAGGGTAAACTGTTATATGTCTCATCCTATACTTGTTTAAACGATGTGTCGGCTTATATAAAAAGAGGGTGCATACCCGTGCAGAATAGTGTGATCTGATTCCCAGAATGGAGTTTTGTATGTCATAAGCATTTATGTTATGTCCGCCCACATTATAGGCTGCctgaaaaaaaatttgtgtacGGAATTAGTTAACTAATATAAATAAGAAATACAACCTACAGACTATGCGGTATAAAGAATTGTATTTTGACCTTCACAATGGAAGTGCTTTTTATATAGTTTTGAGTGCCGTATGCTAAATAAGCCTGCCACCAAAATGAAATATCATTCAACCACACAAACACTAAAACTTAAAAGGTCACACTGAAACTAGCAGCAACCCATTACCATATTGAgctttcataaaaatgttactTGAAAAATTGTCGGCTATTGATGATTGCTATTTTTCAGTATATCAGTAGTTAGAGGCTTTGATGGTCACACAAAATTGATATAAAGTTTCGCAGGCCCTACATGCATAACCAAGGCattgtgaatattgatccaaaagGTAAGCTTTTCCTCACGCCGCATCTTCTTAGGGTCAACATTCTCGAGGCTCTTAACCAAGGACCTGCACGACAAATAGTTGGAGGTTATGGAAATAAAACAATAAGTTGTGAGACTAAAAAAATGCATTCATGGCACTATATCAGCTAGCCTTTTTACAAGGGCACTCCAATACCGTGACAGATTTGGCAGATTTAATTGAGTAGAAATGTGTTGGGAGGAGCTAAGAAACACTAATAACAgagccaaaaaatgaaaaaaatgctTCTTGTGGGCCTATTATTTATTAGGATGAAAACGGTAGATATCTGACATGGGTCTTAAATCAAAATCCAATAAGCTCCTTTAAGGTCATTAGGTGAACTATACTTGTATAACAGCAAATTATCATTTCATTATGACTAAACGATGAGGCTGATTTTATTAGAATCTGGCTAAATCTGACCGGTGGATAAATGCCGACACCTGAATTTCTGTAGCATTGTCGCCGCAAAACTGTAAGTTTCATCATCTAAATATATCTTTAAGACTTCGATCATTGCAGCGTATGGACCATTCTCTTGTTTGAGGGCTTCAAAATCACAACGCTCTGTAGTTTCATCATTACATTGAGGACTCCAACTACCAGATAAATTTCTGGGAGAAAATGTGCTGGAGGAATAGAATGATGAGGTGGACGAGGCTGAATAGCCTTTGTCAGTGAGATAGGGGTTTGCCAATTTACAGTAAATTGAAGATATGCATCTTACGATTTCCTCAGATAGTCTGTCGGGACAAACAAGGGCATCACTGGTGCTGATATTTCCAAGATGATCTCCTAGGCTACGATGACGGGAATAAGTTTTTTTCTTCTCCTGAAATTGTCCAAGAAGAATTTATGCATGCTCGTGATTACAGAAATATTTTACAGCTAGGAACAACATAGGCAACAGAAATGGACCAATCAAACGCAAAGTGTTCGAGAAGTGAGGCTTGTATACCCTTCCAAATGATGACTTTGTTGTTGCAACGTGAATCAAATCATTAGGGCCAGCTAAAGCACTTGTAGGCGAATTCTGATCATGATGGTCATTATAGCTTTTTGGGATTCTCAATTTCATCATGTGCGAAGGTTGATCAGACGGCACAAACCCCAATGGAGGTCTTCCAGTTTTTTGTTGTCCATTGACCCCATGGTTTCCCGAAAAACTTGGGAGATGCTGCAGAAAAGCGGTACGGTACAGAGAAAGAAGATATCGTTCCATGTGAACTATTTCAATCTCAAGCTTGGCAATCTCTGTCACAAGTTCTTCTGAAGACTGCACAGAAACAGCACTAATTTAGTTCCAGTTATTGTAGTTGAAGACAgcaaatttataaataattgtgatattTGCACCAGAAACACTAGCTAAAAAGGAAATTTTAATTTCTTGAGAtttttttcgaaaaataaaataaaattaacaacCATTTTGAAAGACTTCAAATATAAAGATTTTTATATAGCTATTTGGATCTAGGCATGCACTTAATTTTGGACCAGCACTAACGCATAACTTGATATTTCAAGTTGAAGAAATAACTGCAAAGGTAATTGagcagcaagaaatcaagggaatGTAGCTATGCAAAGTCCCACGAACATTTATCGATTTGATTAGCATCATGAAAAGTCTTCAAAGCCTAACATGATATCAAAATGAGCGACTAGTCTGAACGAGCCTTGAATGTTTCTTATTTGCTCAAATGCCCCATTGGGATCAGCAACTGCAGACATAGCACGTTGGCCTCCATGGTTAAATGAGCTAACCTAAAGGATTACCACACACATCGTGCCCGAAAGTATTACACCTTGAATATCAGCAATTTTGGGAAAAGAAGTGTCTAACAAAACCAAAATAGAGTAGATTTGGCTTGCTTCTGACCAATGGTAGACTGGCCTTGATAGTAAAGCTTATCAACCAATCAAATGAACAGAAGAAGCATGAAACAAAAATCAAAAAAC from the Primulina eburnea isolate SZY01 chromosome 3, ASM2296580v1, whole genome shotgun sequence genome contains:
- the LOC140827510 gene encoding uncharacterized protein isoform X5, with amino-acid sequence MPLAWLGLPTHPFLWIDSLFFVFSTHLIKYFSPIFFPILRFWLQQSGRDFEVMPPVDCPSPAPPPRASRWKSSFDIIKEDDHCVLNVSPRPSRHENHPSSEELVTEIAKLEIEIVHMERYLLSLYRTAFLQHLPSFSGNHGVNGQQKTGRPPLGFVPSDQPSHMMKLRIPKSYNDHHDQNSPTSALAGPNDLIHVATTKSSFGREKKKTYSRHRSLGDHLGNISTSDALVCPDRLSEEIVRCISSIYCKLANPYLTDKGYSASSTSSFYSSSTFSPRNLSGSWSPQCNDETTERCDFEALKQENGPYAAMIEVLKIYLDDETYSFAATMLQKFRSLVKSLENVDPKKMRREEKLTFWINIHNALVMHAAYNVGGHNINAYDIQNSILGIRSHYSARWLQTILTPGKKFKSASSKHIYAIEYPEPLVHFALSSGAYSDPAVRLYKASTIFEDLKVAREEFIQATVYVHKETKIYLPKILCYYGKDMSLDMAALLEAVDECLVGIQRKAVKTCMKGRPEKHVYWLEQTSSFRYLIHKEIVAQGS
- the LOC140827510 gene encoding uncharacterized protein isoform X8 — protein: MTSRSSEELVTEIAKLEIEIVHMERYLLSLYRTAFLQHLPSFSGNHGVNGQQKTGRPPLGFVPSDQPSHMMKLRIPKSYNDHHDQNSPTSALAGPNDLIHVATTKSSFGREKKKTYSRHRSLGDHLGNISTSDALVCPDRLSEEIVRCISSIYCKLANPYLTDKGYSASSTSSFYSSSTFSPRNLSGSWSPQCNDETTERCDFEALKQENGPYAAMIEVLKIYLDDETYSFAATMLQKFRSLVKSLENVDPKKMRREEKLTFWINIHNALVMHAYLAYGTQNYIKSTSIVKAAYNVGGHNINAYDIQNSILGIRSHYSARWLQTILTPGKKFKSASSKHIYAIEYPEPLVHFALSSGAYSDPAVRLYKASTIFEDLKVAREEFIQATVYVHKETKIYLPKILCYYGKDMSLDMAALLEAVDECLVGIQRKAVKTCMKGRPEKHVYWLEQTSSFRYLIHKEIVAQGS
- the LOC140827510 gene encoding uncharacterized protein isoform X4; translated protein: MPLAWLGLPTHPFLWIDSLFFVFSTHLIKYFSPIFFPILRFWLQQSGRVMPPVDCPSPAPPPRASRWKSFDIIKEDDHCVLNVSPRPSRHENHPSSEELVTEIAKLEIEIVHMERYLLSLYRTAFLQHLPSFSGNHGVNGQQKTGRPPLGFVPSDQPSHMMKLRIPKSYNDHHDQNSPTSALAGPNDLIHVATTKSSFGREKKKTYSRHRSLGDHLGNISTSDALVCPDRLSEEIVRCISSIYCKLANPYLTDKGYSASSTSSFYSSSTFSPRNLSGSWSPQCNDETTERCDFEALKQENGPYAAMIEVLKIYLDDETYSFAATMLQKFRSLVKSLENVDPKKMRREEKLTFWINIHNALVMHAYLAYGTQNYIKSTSIVKAAYNVGGHNINAYDIQNSILGIRSHYSARWLQTILTPGKKFKSASSKHIYAIEYPEPLVHFALSSGAYSDPAVRLYKASTIFEDLKVAREEFIQATVYVHKETKIYLPKILCYYGKDMSLDMAALLEAVDECLVGIQRKAVKTCMKGRPEKHVYWLEQTSSFRYLIHKEIVAQGS
- the LOC140827510 gene encoding uncharacterized protein isoform X3, whose product is MPLAWLGLPTHPFLWIDSLFFVFSTHLIKYFSPIFFPILRFWLQQSGRVMPPVDCPSPAPPPRASRWKSSFDIIKEDDHCVLNVSPRPSRHENHPSSEELVTEIAKLEIEIVHMERYLLSLYRTAFLQHLPSFSGNHGVNGQQKTGRPPLGFVPSDQPSHMMKLRIPKSYNDHHDQNSPTSALAGPNDLIHVATTKSSFGREKKKTYSRHRSLGDHLGNISTSDALVCPDRLSEEIVRCISSIYCKLANPYLTDKGYSASSTSSFYSSSTFSPRNLSGSWSPQCNDETTERCDFEALKQENGPYAAMIEVLKIYLDDETYSFAATMLQKFRSLVKSLENVDPKKMRREEKLTFWINIHNALVMHAYLAYGTQNYIKSTSIVKAAYNVGGHNINAYDIQNSILGIRSHYSARWLQTILTPGKKFKSASSKHIYAIEYPEPLVHFALSSGAYSDPAVRLYKASTIFEDLKVAREEFIQATVYVHKETKIYLPKILCYYGKDMSLDMAALLEAVDECLVGIQRKAVKTCMKGRPEKHVYWLEQTSSFRYLIHKEIVAQGS
- the LOC140827510 gene encoding uncharacterized protein isoform X1; the encoded protein is MPLAWLGLPTHPFLWIDSLFFVFSTHLIKYFSPIFFPILRFWLQQSGRDFEVMPPVDCPSPAPPPRASRWKSSFDIIKEDDHCVLNVSPRPSRHENHPSSEELVTEIAKLEIEIVHMERYLLSLYRTAFLQHLPSFSGNHGVNGQQKTGRPPLGFVPSDQPSHMMKLRIPKSYNDHHDQNSPTSALAGPNDLIHVATTKSSFGREKKKTYSRHRSLGDHLGNISTSDALVCPDRLSEEIVRCISSIYCKLANPYLTDKGYSASSTSSFYSSSTFSPRNLSGSWSPQCNDETTERCDFEALKQENGPYAAMIEVLKIYLDDETYSFAATMLQKFRSLVKSLENVDPKKMRREEKLTFWINIHNALVMHAYLAYGTQNYIKSTSIVKAAYNVGGHNINAYDIQNSILGIRSHYSARWLQTILTPGKKFKSASSKHIYAIEYPEPLVHFALSSGAYSDPAVRLYKASTIFEDLKVAREEFIQATVYVHKETKIYLPKILCYYGKDMSLDMAALLEAVDECLVGIQRKAVKTCMKGRPEKHVYWLEQTSSFRYLIHKEIVAQGS
- the LOC140827510 gene encoding uncharacterized protein isoform X2, with protein sequence MPLAWLGLPTHPFLWIDSLFFVFSTHLIKYFSPIFFPILRFWLQQSGRDFEVMPPVDCPSPAPPPRASRWKSFDIIKEDDHCVLNVSPRPSRHENHPSSEELVTEIAKLEIEIVHMERYLLSLYRTAFLQHLPSFSGNHGVNGQQKTGRPPLGFVPSDQPSHMMKLRIPKSYNDHHDQNSPTSALAGPNDLIHVATTKSSFGREKKKTYSRHRSLGDHLGNISTSDALVCPDRLSEEIVRCISSIYCKLANPYLTDKGYSASSTSSFYSSSTFSPRNLSGSWSPQCNDETTERCDFEALKQENGPYAAMIEVLKIYLDDETYSFAATMLQKFRSLVKSLENVDPKKMRREEKLTFWINIHNALVMHAYLAYGTQNYIKSTSIVKAAYNVGGHNINAYDIQNSILGIRSHYSARWLQTILTPGKKFKSASSKHIYAIEYPEPLVHFALSSGAYSDPAVRLYKASTIFEDLKVAREEFIQATVYVHKETKIYLPKILCYYGKDMSLDMAALLEAVDECLVGIQRKAVKTCMKGRPEKHVYWLEQTSSFRYLIHKEIVAQGS
- the LOC140827510 gene encoding uncharacterized protein isoform X6; this encodes MPPVDCPSPAPPPRASRWKSSFDIIKEDDHCVLNVSPRPSRHENHPSSEELVTEIAKLEIEIVHMERYLLSLYRTAFLQHLPSFSGNHGVNGQQKTGRPPLGFVPSDQPSHMMKLRIPKSYNDHHDQNSPTSALAGPNDLIHVATTKSSFGREKKKTYSRHRSLGDHLGNISTSDALVCPDRLSEEIVRCISSIYCKLANPYLTDKGYSASSTSSFYSSSTFSPRNLSGSWSPQCNDETTERCDFEALKQENGPYAAMIEVLKIYLDDETYSFAATMLQKFRSLVKSLENVDPKKMRREEKLTFWINIHNALVMHAYLAYGTQNYIKSTSIVKAAYNVGGHNINAYDIQNSILGIRSHYSARWLQTILTPGKKFKSASSKHIYAIEYPEPLVHFALSSGAYSDPAVRLYKASTIFEDLKVAREEFIQATVYVHKETKIYLPKILCYYGKDMSLDMAALLEAVDECLVGIQRKAVKTCMKGRPEKHVYWLEQTSSFRYLIHKEIVAQGS
- the LOC140827510 gene encoding uncharacterized protein isoform X7, encoding MPPVDCPSPAPPPRASRWKSFDIIKEDDHCVLNVSPRPSRHENHPSSEELVTEIAKLEIEIVHMERYLLSLYRTAFLQHLPSFSGNHGVNGQQKTGRPPLGFVPSDQPSHMMKLRIPKSYNDHHDQNSPTSALAGPNDLIHVATTKSSFGREKKKTYSRHRSLGDHLGNISTSDALVCPDRLSEEIVRCISSIYCKLANPYLTDKGYSASSTSSFYSSSTFSPRNLSGSWSPQCNDETTERCDFEALKQENGPYAAMIEVLKIYLDDETYSFAATMLQKFRSLVKSLENVDPKKMRREEKLTFWINIHNALVMHAYLAYGTQNYIKSTSIVKAAYNVGGHNINAYDIQNSILGIRSHYSARWLQTILTPGKKFKSASSKHIYAIEYPEPLVHFALSSGAYSDPAVRLYKASTIFEDLKVAREEFIQATVYVHKETKIYLPKILCYYGKDMSLDMAALLEAVDECLVGIQRKAVKTCMKGRPEKHVYWLEQTSSFRYLIHKEIVAQGS